From Scleropages formosus chromosome 1, fSclFor1.1, whole genome shotgun sequence, a single genomic window includes:
- the mfsd4b gene encoding sodium-dependent glucose transporter 1, with protein MSAASAPQQPAGKKKQVRFARMGGRGDPDDQDEDTLFDKRKDTKGALKSVMKRGRSRVDGSPGGPAAGGPAGVCGRWMITVALCASFLGLGMSISVLGPTFGDLATNVKQNISNISYIFVGRSTGYIWGSVLAGFLFDIMNHHLLLGFSMLLTAFGMIAVPFCKKALLLTLLMSSVGVSMGFLDTGGNVLILNTWGDRAGPHMQALHFSFAAGAFASPIIAKLLFGGDEHSGETNILAPKGDQLPTPTLNSSGSPMATFHHMSLQSIFHFTHSEANTLKSMWAYIVIGSFVLLVSLLFFIMYSRSNPLQDTAKATSGKQLVAKHHNALILLLFFFFFWYVGAEVAYGSFIYTYAKDYIHLDTSQAAGVNSLFWGTFAATRGLAIFFAACMRPGTMIVLSLLGCVLSSLLLSLFSRNKVILWSCTALYGASMATTFPSGISWVEQYTTVTGRSAAVFVVGAALGEMVLPALVGFLLGKVQDHPVLMYLSLATAAITSIIFPVMYKLATSPSGSGRKPRDKGISGADDREYCQALLDTGAEEEDEEDEEDEADQWNDADFEVIEMDDASLINSPNKSVLSASTSTVTLEEIPATPATSDLSAEAAIPSAFSVSISPQRRQLVAVDREKRD; from the exons ATGTCGGCGGCCTCGGCCCCGCAGCAGCCCGCCGGGAAGAAGAAACAGGTCCGCTTCGCCAGGATGGGGGGCCGCGGAGACCCCGACGACCAAGACGAGGACACGCTGTTCGACAAGAGGAAGGACACGAAAGGGGCGCTGAAGAGTGTCATGAAGAGGGGACGTAGCCGGGTGGACGGCTCGCCGGGGGGACCTGCTGCGGGGGGCCCGGCGGGGGTGTGCGGCCGCTGGATGATCACTGTGGCTCTCTGCGCCTCCTTCCTCGGGCTG GGAATGAGCATCTCAGTGCTGGGGCCCACATTCGGAGACCTGGCCACTAACGTCAAGCAGAACATCAGCAACATCTCCTATATCTTCGTGGGCCGTTCCACGGGTTACATTTGGGGTTCCGTGTTGGCTGGGTTCCTCTTTGATATCATGAACCACCATCTTCTTCTGG GGTTTTCAATGCTGCTCACCGCATTTGGTATGATTGCGGTTCCCTTCTGCAAAAAAGCCCTGCTGCTCACACTGTTGATGTCCAGTGTCGGAGTATCCATGGGCTTTCTGGATACAG GAGGCAATGTCCTCATCCTCAACACTTGGGGAGACCGTGCTGGACCACACATGCAGGCCctgcatttcagttttgctgCCGGGGCCTTTGCTTCTCCCATCATTGCCAAGCTGCTGTTTGGAGGAGACGAACACTCTGGCGAGACCAACATATTGGCACCCAAGGGTGACCAGCTGCCAACCCCGACCCTGAATTCGAGTGGTTCCCCCATGGCCACTTTTCACCACATGTCGCTTCAATCCATCTTTCATTTCACCCATTCAGAAGCCAATACCCTGAAGTCCATGTGGGCCTACATTGTTATTGGgtcctttgttttgttggtttccctcctcttcttcatcatGTATTCTAGGAGCAACCCCTTGCAGGACACAGCTAAGGCCACCTCTGGGAAGCAGCTGGTGGCCAAACACCACAACGCCCTCATTCttctcttgttcttcttcttcttctggtaTGTGGGCGCCGAGGTGGCTTACGGCTCCTTCATTTACACCTACGCCAAAGACTACATTCACCTGGACACGTCGCAGGCAGCAGGAGTGAACTCCCTGTTCTGGGGCACGTTTGCTGCCACGCGTGGGCTGGCCATCTTCTTCGCAGCCTGCATGAGGCCTGGCACCATGATTGTGCTCAGTCTGCTGGGCTGTGTGTTGTCCTCCCTGCTGCTGTCCCTCTTTAGCCGCAACAAGGTGATTCTGTGGTCCTGCACTGCCCTATACGGGGCTTCTATGGCAACTACCTTCCCCAGCGGTATCTCCTGGGTGGAGCAGTACACCACGGTGACAGGTCGCTCAGCCGCGGTGTTCGTGGTGGGAGCGGCACTGGGAGAAATGGTTCTACCAGCGCTCGTTGGGTTCCTGCTAGGGAAGGTGCAGGACCACCCAGTACTCATGTACCTGTCCTTGGCCACTGCTGCCATTACCTCCATCATCTTCCCTGTCATGTACAAGTTGGCCACTTCACCGAGCGGAAGTGGCCGAAAGCCTCGGGACAAAGGGATTTCGGGCGCCGACGATCGCGAGTACTGCCAGGCGCTCCTCGACACGGGCGCTGAGGAGGAAGAcgaagaggatgaggaagatgaggcgGATCAATGGAATGATGCAGATTTTGAGGTGATTGAGATGGATGATGCCAGCCTTATCAACTCGCCAAACAAATCAGTATTGTCGGCCTCAACTTCCACTGTGACTCTGGAAGAAATCCCAGCAACCCCTGCGACCTCTGACCTCTCCGCAGAGGCAGCAATCCCATCAGCCTTCTCTGTGTCCATCTCGCCCCAAAGGAGGCAACTTGTTGCCGTGGACAGAGAAAAGAGAGACTGA
- the LOC114912105 gene encoding sodium-dependent glucose transporter 1-like — MKSRKVDGSVERPGICSRWAITVSLCASFLGLGMSISVLGPTLGDLAINVKQNISNISHVFVGRSAGYMGGSLLAGFLFEFMNHHLLLGFSVLLTAFGMVAIPFCRNAVLLTVLMSCIGISMGSLDTGGNVLILNTWEEHSGPHMQALHFSFAAGAFAAPIIAKLLFGEDDQPAENTTLESKTDQLPTLAQNSSFSPVTTMKDKSLDAILHFTHSESSTMNSMWAYIMIGAFVLLLSLLFFIMYFRITLLREPARATSGKQIMAKHHNALIFFLSFFFFWYVGAEVAYGSFIYTYAKDYIHLDTSQAAGLNSLFWGTFAATRGLAIFFAACMKPGSMIVLSLLASSLSSLLLSLFSSNMVILWSCTALYGASMATTFPSGISWLEQYTTVTGRSAAMFVVGAALGEMVLPALIGFLLGKVQELPVLMYLSLATAIITSIIFPIMYKLATSPSRSGWKPQDKKPPEVSDSEHCIPLTDMRSNQGDEEQEADLLSETSAAATLVLESSPVTFSNSDLSTKRSGSPSSLSV; from the exons ATGAAGAGTCGCAAGGTGGACGGCTCTGTGGAGAGGCCTGGGATCTGCAGCCGATGGGCGAtcactgtgtctctctgtgCCTCGTTCCTGGGACTG GGGATGAGTATCTCAGTTCTGGGGCCCACTCTTGGAGACCTGGCCATCAATGTGAAACAGAACATCAGCAACATCTCCCATGTCTTTGTGGGCCGCTCCGCAGGTTACATGGGAGGCTCTCTGTTGGCTGGGTTCCTCTTTGAGTTCATGAaccaccacctcctgctgg GGTTTTCAGTGCTGCTCACAGCATTTGGTATGGTTGCAATTCCATTCTGCAGAAATGCAGTACTACTCACGGTGCTGATGTCTTGTATTGGCATATCCATGGGTTCTCTAGACACAG GTGGCAATGTTCTCATCCTCAACACCTGGGAAGAACATTCGGGACCCCACATGCAGGCCCTACACTTCAGTTTTGCTGCCGGAGCCTTTGCTGCACCCATCATTGCCAAGCTTCTATTTGGAGAAGATGATCAGCCAGCTGAGAACACTACCTTGGAATCCAAGACTGACCAGCTGCCTACCCTGGCTCAGAATTCTTCCTTTTCCCCTGTGACCACTATGAAAGACAAGTCCTTAGACGCCATCCTTCATTTCACCCATTCAGAGTCCAGCACTATGAACTCTATGTGGGCCTACATCATGATTGGGGCCTTTGTCTTGTTgctttccctcctcttcttcatcatGTATTTCAGGATCACCTTATTGCGGGAACCAGCCAGGGCCACCTCTGGGAAGCAGATTATGGCCAAACACCACAACGccctcatttttttcttgtccttcttcttcttctggtaTGTGGGCGCAGAGGTGGCTTACGGCTCCTTCATTTATACCTACGCCAAGGACTACATTCACCTGGACACGTCACAGGCAGCAGGACTGAACTCCCTGTTCTGGGGCACGTTTGCTGCCACACGCGGTCTGGCCATCTTCTTTGCGGCCTGCATGAAACCAGGCAGCATGATTGTACTCAGCCTGTTGGCTAGCAGCCTATCCTCCCTGCTGCTGTCCCTCTTCAGCAGTAACATGGTGATTCTGTGGTCCTGCACTGCCTTGTATGGGGCTTCTATGGCAACTACCTTCCCCAGTGGTATTTCCTGGTTAGAGCAGTACACCACAGTGACAGGCCGTTCAGCTGCGATGTTTGTGGTTGGTGCGGCACTGGGAGAGATGGTTCTGCCAGCACTCATTGGGTTCCTACTAGGGAAGGTGCAAGAGCTGCCAGTGCTGATGTACCTGTCCTTGGCCACAGCCATCATCACCTCCATCATCTTCCCCATCATGTACAAACTGGCCACGTCACCCAGTCGATCTGGCTGGAAACCTCAGGACAAGAAGCCACCTGAGGTCAGTGACAGTGAGCACTGCATACCACTGACAGACATGCGCTCCAACCAGGGCgatgaggagcaggaggcagaTTTGCTGAGCGAAACTTCTGCGGCAGCCACTCTGGTTTTGGAGAGCTCACCTGTGACCTTTTCCAACTCTGACCTTTCCACTAAAAGGTCAGGAAGCCCATCATCCCTCTCCGTCTGA